The region CATGTAATTAATGAAATGCATCTGAGACCATGAGTTATATGATGAGGTACTGTAATACCCATGGTATTTGTGATCATTTAAACTACCGTGCATTGCACCGGAAGAATAATAACTTTTATCAATCCGGTAGAATGGTGATTTTTCGATACTCTTGATAAAGGCTACAGCTTCTTTAGAGTAATCGTTATAACCCACTTTCTCGGTTAATTCACGCTTTAAAATTGGATTACGGCGATTCACAGATAATCCTGCCATGTAAATGGCTTCAAATGATACAACAGCCAGAATCACATATTTTAAATTGTTTACGTTTTTCGATTTTCCTAATACAAAAATTAAAGCGGCGTACGCAAGCAATAAAACTTTTACAACAGTAGATACAGTTTCATCTACCAATTGTTTTCCGCCTGCCATGCGTTGGTATTCTTTAAAATAAGGATACATTTCCAGAATTAACCATAGTAATAATGTACCGCCTAATACCATTAAATTGATTTTTCTGTGTTTTAGTATAATATCAAGCGAGTAAACAGAAAATAAAATGAAGACAATGGAAATGAAGAAGGAATAAGCACGGTAGTAATCACCGGTAAATAACCAAATCGCATAACGGAAATAAGGGAAAATGGTTGGAAGAATGACAAACGCTGCTAACACAATATACCAGGTGCGTTTTTTCTTTTCAATAAATCCAAATACTTGCGGGAACAAAAGAAGGGATATAATTCCGCAATAAGATAATGGGGCTTCCAAAAAATTACCCCAATTTTTTTGTACAAATTGTCCGTTTTCAACGACACCATTTATCGAATAATCATTCCCGCTTCCTAATAAATCACTCGAAAATAATCGCATGATGGAAGCACCGAATTGTTCTTTTTCCGCTAAATGAAAAATGGATTGTCCGGCCAGTTTATCAAAGTAAGAGTTACCGCCGCTACCGCGCGGACTCTCCAATAACTGAATCATTGTTTCCAATAAAAACGGACCGCTTAATAATAATCCTGCTCCTCCCAATAAAATAAGTTTACCGTACATGATTAATAAATCTTTGTAGGTTTTTGTTGGGTCTTGCATGATTCGGAAAGCAATGTATACGGCTAAGAATAATCCGAAAATGTATAAGTTAAATGGCATGGAAATCGCCACTAAAAAGATGGTTAGAACAAATAAAAACCATTTTCCTCTCTGATAAAATAACTCGAAGCCTAATAACAACATCGCTACGTTTAACGCTTCATAGGTAAATAAATACCAGCATGCGCCGATAATCATGAAGCCGCAGAATGAAAATAAAACACCGCCTAAAATCGCAGAGAAGTTAGAAACCTTTAATGTTTTTAAAAACATAAAGAAAACCACTCCGCCTAAAATAAGTTTGCTTAACTCTAAATAAATAAAGGATTGCGGAATGTACTTCGTGCCGAACAAATACGAAATAATTATAAACGGATCACGTGTTAATCCTGCAAATACACTTTGTCCCATTCCCTCTGCAAACGACCAGGTTGGTACACCGTTTTGCGCGAAGTAATTCGCCATGTAATAGTGGTAAGGCAAAGTACCATTCAGGGTATCACTTCCAATATCCTTAAATAAGAATATTTTATTTTGAAGTAAGTAATCTTTAAAAACAAAAAATGCAATCAGTGAAATTAAACCAAAACAAACCCAAATGGCTTTACTTCCCAGATTCTCAAAAAAATCAGGGGTGTTTATAACGGGTTCGCTGGTTGTGGCATTTGTATTTGCTTTTTTTACAGCCATAAAAAAATAGAGTTAGAAGTTTGGTTTCAATAAGTATTTGCTGTAGAAATCCACAATATGCTTCACAGCTTCATCAGCGGTATCTACAATTTTAAACAATTCAAGATCGACAGCATTAATGTTATGTTCCTTTTCCAGCATGGTGTGTTTCATCCATTCAATTAATCCGGTCCAATATTCTTTCCCTACCAAAACAACAGGAAACTGCGCGATTTTATGTGTTTGTACTAAGGTTAAAGCTTCAAATAATTCATCCATGGTTCCCATTCCTCCGGGCATACCAATAAATCCTTGTGAGTATTTTAAGAAGATGGTTTTGCGCACAAAGAAATAATGAAAGTCAATACTCTTATCTCGGTCGATAAAATCATTGGGCTTCTGTTCGAAGGGTAATTCAATATTCAAGCCTACTGATTTTCCTCCCCCGCGTTTTGCACCTTTGTTGGCGGCTTCCATAATACCCGGACCGCCACCGGTGATAACACCGTAACCTTCTTGTGTTAATTTGTAAGCAATATCTTCGGCTAGAAGAAAATACTTATTATCCGGCTTTGTGCGTGCAGATCCAAAAATGGATACACACGGTCCAATTTTACTCATCTTTTCAAAACCCTCTACAAACTCACTCATGATTTTGAAAATCTGCCAGCTGTCGGATGCTTTTATATCGTTCCAATCCTTTTCTGCAAAGGCTTTACGTATTTTTTCTTCTGATTTTTCGCTCATAAAAAATTAAGTTTAAAAGTACAAAAATTAATTCTAATAGGGAGGGACTTATCGCTTAATAAATTCAAGATAATCCTGCAATAAGATGGTTGCGCTCACCATATCAACCGTTTCCTTGTTTTGACGGTCTTTTTTCTTTAAACCGCCCATCAACATAGCCTGCTGTGCAAGAGCTGAGGTAAATCTTTCGTCGTAACGTTCAATTTTTATTGAAGGGAATTTCTTCGTTAAATGTTTCACAAAAGGTTCAATAAAACGCGCACTGTTTGAAGCCTCATTCATTAAGGTTTTAGGTTCTCCCACAACAATACACTCAACCGCTTCTTTTTTTAAATAGTCTTCTAAAAACTGTATTAAATCTTTGCTGTGTACAGTTGTAAGTCCGCTCGCAATCATTTGTAATGGATCGGTAACGGCTAATCCAACACGTTTACTTCCGTAGTCAATGGCTAAAATACGCGGCATTCCGTAAATTTAAGTGTTTTTTGGCGATATTAAGTTTATCTTTGACTAGAGAAAATCCATGAAAAAAATCGGAATCATAACATCAGGCGGCGACTCACCCGGAATGAACGCTTGTATTCGTGCTGTTGTGCGAACTGCTGTACATCAAAATATCGAAGTGCTGGGATTTTATAAGGGTTATGAAGGAATTATTGATAACAATTTTGTGAAGCTCGATACAACTTCTGTTTCCGGTATTATTCAACGCGGCGGTACCATTTTAAAAACGGCGCGTAGTCAGCGTTTCATGACCGAGGAAGGGATAAACCAAGCAGCAAATAATTTAAAGCAAAACGGCATAGAAGGAATGGTAATCATAGGCGGTGATGGAAGCTTTAAAGGCGCTATCGAATTATCGAAACACATCAATATTCCAATTGTGGGTTGTGCGGGTACAATTGATAACGATTTAATTGGAACGGATTTTACGATTGGTTACGATACTGCCATCAATACAGTTGTGGAAGCTGTGGATAAAATCCGCGATACAGCTGAAAGTCATGATCGTGTTTTTGTAATTGAAGTGATGGGGCGGGATGCAGGATTAATTGCCTTGAGAAGCGCGATTGCATGCGGTGCGGAAGCTTTATTGGTTCCGGAAATGAAAAACGATATTAATACTTTAATGACCAAAATAAAAAATTGGCGAAGTTCTAAGTCGAGTAAAATTGTCATTGTAGCGGAAGGCGAAGAATTTGGTGGTGCGTATAAAGTGGGTGACTTAATCAGAAAAACATGTCCGGAGTTTGACGTGCGTGTGACTGTATTGGGTCACATTCAACGTGGAGGCAATCCAACCTGTATGGAAAGGGTAAACGCAAGTTTGGTAGGATACAATGCGGTTTTGGCATTAATGAACGGACATAAAAACGAAATGATTGGAATTGTCAATAAAAAAATCACTTACACACCATTTGAGAAAGCGGTAAAACATATCGAGAAATTAGACGATGGTTTACTGAATATGATAGAAATATTATCAAGTTAATCTATGAAGAAAATTTTTGTAATTAGTTTATTATTGTCGTTGAATTTAGCGGCACAAACTCCTGATGTTCGTGATCATTTTAAAACGGCATTTGATTTGTATGAATCTGGAAAATATCAGGATGCGATTATTGAATACAGCACCTATTTAGTAAAGAATCCCGATGATGAGGCGGCGTATTACAACCGCGCTTTGGCGAAATACATGATGACGGATTATAAAGATGCTCTCATTGATTATAATACCAGTATAGAAAAAGGTCGTAAAAAGTTTGATGCTGTTTACGGAAAAGGATTGTGTTGGTTTTATTTAAAGAATTATGATGATGCCATTAAAGAATTTGATAAATCTCTCGCTATTAATCCATCTCATGGTAAATCTTATATTTTCAAAGCAGCTGCTTTGCATATTCAGGATAAAAACAAAGAGGCTTTACCAATCGTAAACAAAGGAATTGAATTAGATCCGAAATACGAGTGGGGTTATTTTTACAGAAGTAAAATTAAATTTTACACCAATGATTTAAAAGGTGCTTTAGCGGATGCGCAAAAATCAATAGAGATAAAGCCTAATAATGAGTTTTATTTTCAGAGGGGATTTGTACAGTTGGAATTAAAAAATTACGAAGCATCAGTCGTAGATTATGATACGGTAATTAAACATAATGTAAAGGATGCCGACGCATGGTATAATCGCGGTTTATGTAAATTGGATTTAAAGAAATATGAAGAAGCAAAATTCGATTTTGATAAATCCATTGAAATTAATCCCACTAAATCGGATGCATATCACAATAGAGCGCTCTGTAAATATTATTTGTTATCGTATAAGGATGCTATAACAGATTTTAATGCCGCAATCGATTTGAGTCCGAAGTTTTATAAAGCTTATACCTACCGTGGTGCCGCTTTGTATCATTTAAAACAATATCAGGATGCTTTGGCTGATTTAAATAAATCCATTACCATTAAAAAGGATTATGAGAGTTCGTATTACTATCGCGCAATGATTAAATACATGCTGGTAAATGATACGGGAGCGATTAATGATTGTAATGTTGCGCTTAGTTACCGCAAAAGTTACGATACTTATTTGCAACGCGGTTTAAGCAAATACCAAATGAAAGATTATAACGGAGCTTTATTGGATTATGATGAGGCTATTAAGTTAAATCCTAAGTATGCGCGCGCATTTTTAGAGAGAGGGATTTGTTATTACACACAGCAAATCGATAACATGGCGATTATGGAATTCACCAAAGCGATTGAAATAAAACCGGATTACGGCGAGGCTTATTACTACCGTGCTTTATCGGAAAACTATTCGGGTAAAAAAGACGAAAGCTGTAAAGACTTTAAAAAAGCTATTGATTTCAAATACGAAAAGGCCGCTGTTAAAATGGCTGAGGTTTGTAAGTAGAGGAAAGAGTTCGTAGTGGGGAGTTCGAAGTTAAACGTTATACAAAATAAGGCTCAACCTTCGATCTAATTTCATCAATTAATTCCGGATCCATAAACTTGTAATCATCATAAATCTCGAGAATAATTATTCGTTTATTTTCTGATTCTAGTGGAAAATTTGCATTGATTTTTT is a window of Bacteroidota bacterium DNA encoding:
- a CDS encoding YfhO family protein, yielding MAVKKANTNATTSEPVINTPDFFENLGSKAIWVCFGLISLIAFFVFKDYLLQNKIFLFKDIGSDTLNGTLPYHYYMANYFAQNGVPTWSFAEGMGQSVFAGLTRDPFIIISYLFGTKYIPQSFIYLELSKLILGGVVFFMFLKTLKVSNFSAILGGVLFSFCGFMIIGACWYLFTYEALNVAMLLLGFELFYQRGKWFLFVLTIFLVAISMPFNLYIFGLFLAVYIAFRIMQDPTKTYKDLLIMYGKLILLGGAGLLLSGPFLLETMIQLLESPRGSGGNSYFDKLAGQSIFHLAEKEQFGASIMRLFSSDLLGSGNDYSINGVVENGQFVQKNWGNFLEAPLSYCGIISLLLFPQVFGFIEKKKRTWYIVLAAFVILPTIFPYFRYAIWLFTGDYYRAYSFFISIVFILFSVYSLDIILKHRKINLMVLGGTLLLWLILEMYPYFKEYQRMAGGKQLVDETVSTVVKVLLLAYAALIFVLGKSKNVNNLKYVILAVVSFEAIYMAGLSVNRRNPILKRELTEKVGYNDYSKEAVAFIKSIEKSPFYRIDKSYYSSGAMHGSLNDHKYHGYYSTSSYNSWSQMHFINYMRSYGVINKENEYESRWVPGLINKPFMESLNNVKYIMTKVTNNPMWKMSHDSLNKFGDVVVLKSKFDLPFGYTYDTYMTQSEFEKISMGLREFVSFSTCVIKDEEVANAPGLKHYNLADTMLARTFNWDTYRASLNNLRKDSLNVTLFSEKKITGTANVSENKVMYLSFPWDKGWHLIVDGKEVEKLYLNCGMTGIYLAKGNHQIELNYELRLAVKGTYMSIGGIVFCGILFVFFRRLKPKGSQENDNQ
- a CDS encoding TIGR00730 family Rossman fold protein, with translation MSEKSEEKIRKAFAEKDWNDIKASDSWQIFKIMSEFVEGFEKMSKIGPCVSIFGSARTKPDNKYFLLAEDIAYKLTQEGYGVITGGGPGIMEAANKGAKRGGGKSVGLNIELPFEQKPNDFIDRDKSIDFHYFFVRKTIFLKYSQGFIGMPGGMGTMDELFEALTLVQTHKIAQFPVVLVGKEYWTGLIEWMKHTMLEKEHNINAVDLELFKIVDTADEAVKHIVDFYSKYLLKPNF
- the ruvX gene encoding Holliday junction resolvase RuvX, with amino-acid sequence MPRILAIDYGSKRVGLAVTDPLQMIASGLTTVHSKDLIQFLEDYLKKEAVECIVVGEPKTLMNEASNSARFIEPFVKHLTKKFPSIKIERYDERFTSALAQQAMLMGGLKKKDRQNKETVDMVSATILLQDYLEFIKR
- the pfkA gene encoding 6-phosphofructokinase, which codes for MKKIGIITSGGDSPGMNACIRAVVRTAVHQNIEVLGFYKGYEGIIDNNFVKLDTTSVSGIIQRGGTILKTARSQRFMTEEGINQAANNLKQNGIEGMVIIGGDGSFKGAIELSKHINIPIVGCAGTIDNDLIGTDFTIGYDTAINTVVEAVDKIRDTAESHDRVFVIEVMGRDAGLIALRSAIACGAEALLVPEMKNDINTLMTKIKNWRSSKSSKIVIVAEGEEFGGAYKVGDLIRKTCPEFDVRVTVLGHIQRGGNPTCMERVNASLVGYNAVLALMNGHKNEMIGIVNKKITYTPFEKAVKHIEKLDDGLLNMIEILSS
- a CDS encoding tetratricopeptide repeat protein — its product is MKKIFVISLLLSLNLAAQTPDVRDHFKTAFDLYESGKYQDAIIEYSTYLVKNPDDEAAYYNRALAKYMMTDYKDALIDYNTSIEKGRKKFDAVYGKGLCWFYLKNYDDAIKEFDKSLAINPSHGKSYIFKAAALHIQDKNKEALPIVNKGIELDPKYEWGYFYRSKIKFYTNDLKGALADAQKSIEIKPNNEFYFQRGFVQLELKNYEASVVDYDTVIKHNVKDADAWYNRGLCKLDLKKYEEAKFDFDKSIEINPTKSDAYHNRALCKYYLLSYKDAITDFNAAIDLSPKFYKAYTYRGAALYHLKQYQDALADLNKSITIKKDYESSYYYRAMIKYMLVNDTGAINDCNVALSYRKSYDTYLQRGLSKYQMKDYNGALLDYDEAIKLNPKYARAFLERGICYYTQQIDNMAIMEFTKAIEIKPDYGEAYYYRALSENYSGKKDESCKDFKKAIDFKYEKAAVKMAEVCK